Proteins from one Ficedula albicollis isolate OC2 chromosome 3, FicAlb1.5, whole genome shotgun sequence genomic window:
- the RHOB gene encoding rho-related GTP-binding protein RhoB — MAAIRKKLVVVGDGACGKTCLLIVFSKDEFPEVYVPTVFENYVADIEVDGKQVELALWDTAGQEDYDRLRPLSYPDTDVILMCFSVDSPDSLENIPEKWVPEVKHFCPNVPIILVANKKDLRNDEHVRNELARMKQEPVRTEDGRAMAIRIQAYDYLECSAKTKEGVREVFETATRAALQKRYGTQNGCINCCKVL, encoded by the coding sequence ATGGCCGCCATCCGCAAGAAGCTGGTGGTGGTGGGCGACGGTGCCTGTGGCAAGACTTGCCTCCTCATCGTCTTCAGCAAGGACGAGTTCCCCGAGGTCTACGTGCCTACCGTCTTCGAGAACTACGTGGCGGACATCGAGGTGGACGGCAAGCAGGTGGAGCTGGCCCTGTGGGACACGGCCGGCCAGGAGGACTATGACCGCCTGCGACCCCTTTCGTACCCGGACACCGATGTCATCCTCATGTGCTTCTCTGTGGACAGCCCGGACTCGCTAGAGAACATCCCGGAGAAGTGGGTGCCCGAGGTGAAGCACTTCTGCCCCAACGTGCCCATCATCCTGGTGGCCAACAAGAAGGACCTGCGCAACGACGAGCACGTGCGGAACGAGCTGGCCCGCATGAAGCAGGAGCCGGTGCGCACCGAGGACGGCCGGGCCATGGCCATCCGCATCCAGGCCTACGACTACCTGGAGTGCTCGGCCAAGACCAAGGAGGGCGTGCGGGAGGTCTTCGAGACGGCCACCCGGGCGGCCCTGCAGAAGCGCTACGGCACCCAGAACGGCTGCATCAACTGCTGCAAAGTGCTATAG